The stretch of DNA TTCCGATACCTGGCCTCGAGGCAGCTATAGGCGCCAAACGCCAGGAGACCGATCGCGGCAACAGCATAGAGCGCCGTTCCGAAGGGCAATTGATGCACCCAATCCAGCGCTTCGGTGAGCCCACCGGCTTGGTCGGCCTGAACGGTGAACGCCGCATACAGAAAAAAGCCCCCAATGATGGCAATCAGCAGTCCCCGAGCCGAGAGACCAAACCCACACACGAAGTTCAGAATGGTGCTGTGCTCGGCAGGAAGCCGCACGCGCTTGCGATACTGCCCCTTCACTCCACGCCAGACCTGGGCACAGCCGGCCCCGACCACCGCCAGTCCGACGATGCCAAGCAGCCATTTTCCAAAAGGCTGCTCGAGCAGCCAGCTTGCGAAACCGGTCTCGCCGCTGGCCCCGCCACCGGAACCTGCTCCGATCGCGAGCCGCGCCGCCAAAAGCGCAAGAGCTGTATTCGTGAGCCCCGCAGCCAGGTTTCCCAGCCTGACCACATAGCCCTTGAAGTCCTTATCGTGATGATCCGCGTTGAGAACGGCTTGGGCAAGCCGCCAAAGAACGTGGCCGAACAGGCCTAGTGCAATGGCCGCGAGCAACACACGGCCGAACGGCTGGCCGAGGATCGTCGAGAACGCGCCTTCTGAGCTGGGCGTCTGTCCCATCCCCCAGAACACGGAGGACAGCGCGATCGCGCCCAAAAGGAAATAGACGACACCCCGAGCGAGATACCCATATCGGGCCAACGTCTCAAACTTGTTTCGCATCGTCGGTCTCCAGCCCCGAGCAGAGAACGGCTGATGCCGCCCCCGCGTTCCGGGCGCTGCGACATCTGGATCCGACATGAGAGCCATGGTTGATGGTGCGTCTGACGCGGGCTGCCGTCTCTCGGCCGTAAGCTTGCCCCGATATCGCTGGTGCCGTCTGAGGCGTTCAGGTCTACTGTTTCTGAAGCCGTGATGGTCGACGTTCAGCGGCTCGGTCATCAGGGAAGGCATGATGGAGTAGAGATCATGACCATCGACGAGATTGCCGGCGTGAGAATTCCCGACAGCGCATTGGCGCGGGAGGTGACGCAGTTCATTCGCGATACAGAGAGCGACCTTCTGTTTCAGCACTCCACCCGCGTCTATTTTTGGGGCGCCTTGGCTGGAAAGCGCCGGGACCTGACCTTCGATCCAGAACTTCTCTACACCGCAGCCATGTTCCATGACGTCGGTCTGACAGCGGGCTTCGGGGAAAGCCAAGTCCGCTTCGAGGTCGATGGCGCGAACGCCGCCCGCGATTTCCTGCGAAGCCACAGCATTTCCGAAACCGATATTGAGAGGGTCTGGCTTGCGATTGCACTGCACACGACGCCGGGGATTTCCCCGCACATGCATCCGATCGTCGCGCTGACGGCCGAAGGAGTAATGATGGATCTGGTGGGCCTCGGCTATGACGAGTTCACCGAGGCGCAGCGCAACGCCATCGAATCGGCTTGTCCTCATCCACCCGGCTTTGCGGAAGACCTCCTGCAAGCCCTCTACGACGGGCTTAAGCATCGGCCTGATACCACCCAGGGCACCGGGCTTGCCGATGTCATGGCGGATAAGGACCCCAATTTCCACCGACGGGACTTTTGCCGCCTGATGCGAAATTCCCGGTGGACTTCTGGCAGCTGATTGACGGTGAGCAGGACTGGTACAATGGACCAGTGACTCCTACGCAAATCGCCCTTCGCAGGCTCCTAAG from Rhodoligotrophos sp. CJ14 encodes:
- a CDS encoding DUF1206 domain-containing protein, encoding MRNKFETLARYGYLARGVVYFLLGAIALSSVFWGMGQTPSSEGAFSTILGQPFGRVLLAAIALGLFGHVLWRLAQAVLNADHHDKDFKGYVVRLGNLAAGLTNTALALLAARLAIGAGSGGGASGETGFASWLLEQPFGKWLLGIVGLAVVGAGCAQVWRGVKGQYRKRVRLPAEHSTILNFVCGFGLSARGLLIAIIGGFFLYAAFTVQADQAGGLTEALDWVHQLPFGTALYAVAAIGLLAFGAYSCLEARYRNVDASQPAALKQAAKSVAG
- a CDS encoding HD domain-containing protein, encoding MTIDEIAGVRIPDSALAREVTQFIRDTESDLLFQHSTRVYFWGALAGKRRDLTFDPELLYTAAMFHDVGLTAGFGESQVRFEVDGANAARDFLRSHSISETDIERVWLAIALHTTPGISPHMHPIVALTAEGVMMDLVGLGYDEFTEAQRNAIESACPHPPGFAEDLLQALYDGLKHRPDTTQGTGLADVMADKDPNFHRRDFCRLMRNSRWTSGS